Proteins co-encoded in one Plectropomus leopardus isolate mb chromosome 14, YSFRI_Pleo_2.0, whole genome shotgun sequence genomic window:
- the zdhhc22 gene encoding palmitoyltransferase ZDHHC22, whose amino-acid sequence MFTRMLKLRLLNAVAPAYFFMATAVTFILHFGFFIPTIFPNPDTSLRGSTTLHTVVFLFLMFNALGNYIMTIKYPAESANETVVPVCSAHCSDKVDAHYLLNNRHFCKLCKKVILKRDHHCFFTGNCIGNKNMRYFIMFCIYTSCTCLYSLVLGVAFLTVEYSISFENPLTFLTLLPLSTGYFFMGTISGLQLFLVLMLYVWLGIGLVCAGFCCQQVLLVARGQTWCQMQRGQLVENRSPWRNNLKDVFGTRWILGLILPVQTAETCSDDTDAHKQD is encoded by the exons ATGTTCACCAGGATGTTAAAACTGAGGCTTCTCAATGCTGTAGCACCTGCCTACTTCTTCATGGCTACAGCTGTCAccttcattttgcattttggcttCTTCATCCCTACAATCTTCCCAAACCCGGACACATCACTGAGGGGGTCTACAACTCTTCACAcagttgttttccttttcttgatGTTCAACGCACTGGGAAATTACATAATGACTATTAAATATCCCGCTGAAAGCGCCAATGAGACTGTGGTTCCCGTGTGTTCGGCGCACTGCTCGGACAAAGTGGATGCACACTACCTCCTGAACAATCGTCACTTCTGCAAACTGTGTAAGAAAGTCATCCTGAAGAGGGATCACCACTGTTTTTTCACCGGAAACTGCATCGGAAACAAAAACATGCGCTACTTCATCATGTTCTGCATCTACACATCATGCACCTGTTTGTACTCCTTGGTTCTTGGTGTTGCCTTTTTAACAGTGGAGTACTCCATCTCCTTTGAGAACCCGCTGACCTTCCTgactcttcttcctctctccacTGGTTACTTCTTCATGG GAACAATCTCAGGCTTGCAGTTATTCCTGGTGCTGATGCTCTATGTGTGGCTCGGCATCGGCCTGGTCTGTGCAGGCTTCTGCTGCCAGCAGGTGCTGCTGGTGGCCCGGGGGCAGACCTGGTGTCAGATGCAGAGGGGGCAGCTCGTGGAGAACCGCAGCCCCTGGAGAAACAACCTGAAGGATGTGTTTGGTACCCGCTGGATCCTTGGCCTTATTCTGCCTGTGCAGACGGCGGAAACGTGCTCCGatgacacagatgcacacaagCAGGACTGA
- the cipca gene encoding CLOCK-interacting pacemaker a: MSSFSRPDRHRTPTFTRAANLGASKSDLERDSGFSDASSEYLSAVDLTDSEDAGRNGSIVGQDPTGPQVTVMGGSYAGLSPMIIMNNFVLKQPSQMAPAEKQWGFPSPLEVMPQSQVVLLQPMVSNGSSSSPKTSSENIRQSKSYVPILKSYPKIAPHPAEAPTKRAGSSKLRVSSTSGYDQRQRRHHHGHRLYSSPSPQPPPQTPVKPVTTFEAANNQSQAAESQEQLCDKSLSPPAGTGSLLPFTDEYRTDIVFNGMDVDQDDTLSVDTNKLKRFSNTYNILNKSGLLGITMRTKQLIKENKRTQGELQQLQEQTALLLEALSSGDPQLWTKLQLSLQRSDKEQCGAKAQSVPA; the protein is encoded by the exons ATGAGCAGTTTTAGTAGACCTGACAGACACAGGACACCGACATTCACCAGGGCAGCTAACCTTGGAGCATCCAAGTCTGACCTGGAGAGAGATTCAGGCTTCTCAG aTGCCAGCTCTGAGTACCTCAGTGCGGTCGATCTGACGGACTCTGAAGATGCAGGAAGGAACGGGTCGATAGTCGGCCAGGACCCGACTGGTCCGCAGGTGACTGTGATGGGAGGCTCGTATGCTGGACTTTCTCCAATGATCATCATGAATAACTTTGTCTTAAAGCAG CCATCACAGATGGCTCCAGCAGAAAAACAGTGGGGCTTTCCTTCACCTTTGGAGGTGATGCCTCAGTCACAGGTGGTTCTTCTTCAACCCATGGTCTCAAACGGTAGCAGCAGCTCTCCAAAGACTAGCTCTGAAAATATCCGACAATCCAAAAGCTACGTGCCCATCCTCAAGTCTTATCCCAAAATAGCCCCACACCCAGCGGAGGCGCCCACTAAGAGGGCAGGGTCTTCCAAGTTGAGGGTGAGCTCAACGTCAGGATATGATCAGCGACAGAGGAGGCACCACCATGGCCACAGGCTCTACAGCTCCCCCAGCCCGCAGCCACCACCGCAGACTCCTGTCAAACCCGTCACCACCTTTGAAGCAgcaaacaaccaatcacaggcAGCTGAGAGTCAGGAGCAACTCTGTGACAAGTCTCTGTCCCCGCCGGCAGGGACCGGCTCTCTGCTCCCCTTCACAGATGAATACAGGACAGATATTGTCTTCAACGGGATGGATGTAGACCAGGACGACACCCTCTCAGTGGACACGAACAAACTGAAACGTTTTAGTAATACCTACAACATTCTCAACAAATCTGGCTTGCTGGGGATCACCATGCGCACAAAGCAGCTGATCAAGGAGAATAAGCGCACCCAAGGcgagctgcagcagcttcaggagcAGACGGCTCTGCTGCTGGAGGCTCTGAGCAGCGGAGACCCGCAGCTTTGGACTAAACTGCAGCTCTCGCTTCAACGTTCAGACAAGGAGCAGTGTGGAGCTAAAGCTCAGAGTGTGCCGGCATAG